Sequence from the Magnetococcales bacterium genome:
CAGCGAAATGCAGCTTCACCAACGGCGGAATCTGTTACGACCCTTCCCAGGCATTCAAGGTAATCATCGGAGGAATGATGCTGATCATCTTCCCAATACGGTCCTTCCCTGGTAAACCACGACATCAGTGCCCTCGTTTGATCCTTTTGCAGGCATTGAACCGCTTGTTGCATCTTCATGTCACGGGTCACCTGGGAAGATGACACGTTCCTGTGACAAAACAGTTCTCTGCCATAGCGCTTTGCCAGGTTTCTCATGGCCATGAGATCCGCGATGGCGCGGTCAAAAGAGGCGACATTCGGAAATTGACCGTGGATGGACAAATCGTTGACGAACAGTTCCAAGATCATTCCCCCCATCCGGCAAAATGATTCGCATCCTTGTCGAATTGATCGAAAAATCTTTCTGGCCAGGAATCAATATTCCCGAATTGATCCAATAAAGGATTGATAACCTGTGGAGAAGATTCCGTTCTTGGATTGAAGAAATACAGCGATACCTGTTCCGGACGAAGACGCTTCCCGCGCACGGCACGTCGAATTCCGTTAAGAATGTGATCACTGTGAGTCTCGACAAACACCTGCACGCCAGCACCGGCGACATCAGCGAGAAATTGCCCCATCCGTCCCTGTCCCGAAGGATGAAGATGGACCTCCGGATTTTCAATCAAGAGCAGGTCGTCCTTTGTGGCCAGCAGGGCAGCGACAACAATCGGGAAGACTTGAGAAAGCCCAAAACCTTCGTGAACCGGTTTGTGATAGGGAGTATCCGTGGAGGTTCTCAGGCCAAGTGAAACATGGTTGACTCCAGGAATACGAATGATATCCAGTTCGAAACCGGGAAAAAACGTTTTCATCCGCGCCCTGACCTGGTGCGACAGGGTTGTCGGCTCGTCGCCAATTGCAAGTTCCTCAAGAACAGGATTATTTCCCTTCCAATACAGCAGAGAAGCAATATCCTCTCCTCGGGTACCGATAACGGTTACCGAGTGCTCGTCTTTCAATGGATAAAAATCACGAGGGCCGTTTCTTTCCGCGGTAATGTACGTCAAATTCGTCATACGCTGTGAGAATTCCTTGAACGTATTATCTTCACGTGGCAGCAGATGATGCAATTCCTTCGTGGGAACAGCCTGGTTGCCAATTTCGATGCGATCAATGGAGAGGGACATTTCTCCGCGATCTCCGGAAAAGAACCAGTGGTATTTCCGATCCGAATCCGTCAAGGAAATTTCAAAGGATTTCCTTCCATTGACCTGGTCAATGACATCCGCTACCGTTCCAAGGCAGATCGCAGCGCCGTTCAGCATGAGTCTTGATGACCATTCATGTTCTTTCATGGTCTGGTGTAAAATAACCAGGGACTGAAGAACGGAAGATTTCCCCGAAGAGTTGGCGCCCGACAACAAGGTGAGCCCGGAACAATGGAGTATCAGATGTTCAAAACACTTATAATGTTTTAATTTAATTTCGGTTATCACCGAACACCTCCCCAAGCAGGAGCCGCACCTTGTCAAATCTTGTCTTGACACGATTGGATTGATTTGTTCCCAAAGAGATGGAGTCCAGGAAGTCTGAATCTTGCATCAAGAGAAGAAATTCATTTTTTATCTTTGATGCCTTTGCACTTACCCGTTCCACTGAATATTTCGATAACCCCGTTGACATGACGTCCCACAGGGCAACATTGAACTGACTACGTTTTTTCTGTCCTTTGGAAAATTTTCGGAACGAATGTTCCTGAAAGACAATCCAGTTGTTTTCCAGCGCACGATGCAGCCGCGAGGCGAGTTCCTTGAGTTCAGTCCGCGGCATATCATTCATCTTTTCCAATGTCTTTCCCAGGAAATCATCCATATACCCTTTGTACCGGCTTTCGCCGATCAGGTCGAAGGCACAGAAACGATTGACGATTTCTCTATCTTTCATGGACTCTCTACGTAGACTGTTTCCGGTTGCTTTCTGGAACAGATCGGTTTGGGATTGTTCCCTGAGAAATTGTGTTGCCATTCCGGAAAAGAGACAGTTGCGCATTTGTTGCCGGGTTAACGGTACGCCACTGTTGACCCGATCGAAAATGTCGAGAAGGGCTTGTGGAGGCACTTTGGAATCGATGGAATAAATGATCAAATTACAGTCTTCGATGCGGTTCTGAAGTTTTGCAGAAAGTTGTTTAAATGATAATCCGTTGAGTTCTCTATTGGAGAGTTCCAGTCTAAAGTCACCTTTCAGGAACCTCTGGAATGTATGCAGGCGTTGCAGACCATCGACAACGATCATTTTACCCTTGGAATTTTCGGCAAGATAAAAAACCGGAAGAGGGATACGCATCAACACAGATTCGATCAATTTACTTTGTTTAACCGGTGTCCAGATGAAATCTCTCTGGAAATCAGGGTAAAGGATATAGTCATCCCTCTCTATCCTCCGTACAACATCAAAAATTGTCCGACTTTCTTGTCGAATCAACAAGGTATCTATTGGATAGTCTCCAAGGGTGTTGTCGTTATCCTCCCCTTCGACACTTTCTTGGTTTTTATCGGTTTCATCCATAATAAATAGTTCTCCATGAGCGCGTTCCAGTGAATCGAGATCATCACAATTTGTTATCTTATATCATGATTGAAACAATCTTTCAAGCATCAAGAGCCCGTGGCGCCACCGAACCCATGGCGCATGGTTTCATTGTGTCATGGACCTTGTTGAGGAATCAATAATGGTTACGCAGGGTGCGGACATGGGCAAAAACATCAACCGTCGGTTTGCCGTCCTGGGCGATCAAGCGGACGAATTCAGGGTCTTCGACCCGGAAGAATGGATTATGCCGCCGTTCCCGTTCCCATGTGGTGGGGAGGGTGGGCCGTCCCTGGTCGGTTTGCGCGAAAATCCATTGCCGTAAGAGAAGAAGTTCACGGTTTTCCGGTTCCAGACCGAGGGCGAATCCCAGGTTGGCGAGGGTGTATTCGTGCGCGGGATAGATTCTTGTGACTCCCGAAAGCGACCGCAGCCGTTGCAAGGAATGCCACATCATCGCCGGGGTTCCTTCGAACAGTCGGCCACAACCGAGGGAAAACAGGGTGTCGCCGGTGAAAAGTGCGTCGCCGATGTGGTAGACGACATGTCCCGACGTGTGGCCCGGTGTTGCCACGACCGCGCACTGCCAGGGACCCAGGGGGAAGGTATCGCCGTCCTCGACGGGAAGATCGAGCGGTGGCAGGCGGTTGGCATCCTGAACATGACCGACGACCCGGGCATGGTACTCCCGGGCCAGGGCGGCAACGCCATCGATATGGTCGTGATGATGGTGGGTGATGAGAATATGGCTTAAACCCAGGCCGCGTCGTTGCAATACCTGGGCGACAGGTGCAGAATCGCCAGGATCGAAAACGACGGCCTCCGAGGCAGATGTTTCCAGAAGCCAGACATAGTTATCTTTTCCGACCAGGATGGGATGAATGACAGGCATGGGTGTGGACATCGTGACTTCCTCGATGGATCGGTCGATGATGCGGGACGGGACGAAGCGATTATGAACTTTGAAGCGACCCAATTGCAAAGCTGGTATGAGGAACCCGGCGGTCGATTGGTGGTACGACTGGTCGGCGAGGCCATGGAACGACTCCTCAAGGAAAACCCTTCGGAACGAACCTTGGGTCTCGGTTTTGCCCAACCCTATCTCGACTGGCTGCGTCCGTGGACGGGTCATTCGATGGGGGCGGCGCCGGCGGAGATGGGGGTTGTCCTCAAGGCACCGGGGACCGCCAATCGCACGGCCCAGGTCCGTCCCGACGCCCTCCCTTTTCCCGATGCCTGGTTCGAACGAGTCATGATGGTTCATCTCCTGGAAGGAACCTCGGACCCGAAGTCGGCGTTGCGGGAGACCTGGAGGGTTTTGGCACCGGGGGGGCGGTTGATGATTCTGGTCGCCAACCGCGGTGGCCTGTGGGCGCGGCGCGATACCACCCCGTTTGGCTGGGGCCGTCCCTATTCTCCGGGACAGCTGCGTTCGATTCTTGAAGAAACCCTCCTGGTTCCCAGGCAGTGGAGTTATGCCCTGTTTTTTCCACCCCTCAAACGCAAACTTTCCTGGCGCTGGGCCAACGCCTGGGAAAAGGCGGGCAACCGTTGGTTCGCTCCCATGGGCGGGGTCATCATTTGCGAAGCGGAAAAAGTGGTCTACGCTTCGACACCGCTGCTGCGAAAACGTTCGCTCATCCGTCATCCCGCCCGGGTCCCCCTGACGTTCGCGGAAAAATCGGGAACGAATGTTTTTTCCAGAGATCTGTCCACGGAGGATTGATTCATCTTCGTGCCTCTGTCGAAGAACGAAAGGCATGGCATATTTTACAATTGTTGTTCCGATTGTCCGGTTTTCTCAGAAAATTCAAATTTCCGGCTTTCTCATTCGTGACACCCTCCAGAAGGAAGTGGTTGGAAACTTACGCTTTGTAATATTATATTAAATATTTCAAATAGTTACATTTATTATTGAATGTGACACAACGGAACCATCAAAACATGATTAAAAAAATCCTTGCAAAATGCAAAATTTATATGTATACTTTAAGACGTATTCAGTGCTTAGTTTTGTCGTCTTATCGTCCGATAGGTTTGATCAAAAATTGATGAGGGAGAAAATACATGACGTTCAGCGTGGCAAAACATTATGGTCCGGATGCCTTCATAGAGCTCGAACCTTTGCATAAAGGACTGTGCGGGCAATGGTCCTTTCAAGGAGACATCTGGCCGTACTATCCCGAAGATAAAAATAATGATCCAAGCACGCGGCTGGATACCACAGGAACGGCCGAAATCAGCCTGACCGCCGACGGACGCTATTTTCACCTGAACTGGTCCGGCAAAAGCTGCAACGATTCCTGGTCGGGAGGGTGCATTATTGGCTATGCCGCAGGACTGGAAGATGAAAACGGCAAGCGTACCATGAATGAAAGTTTTTACAACAGTTATGGCAGCTTCGGATCCTCCAGGACACTCCATAAAAAAGGCGACAAGCATCTCGAAATGGCTGGCGACGTTCAATGCTACGACCGGAATGGGGTCGAAAGTTACCGTCATATCCTCAAAATTCAGGATTCGGACAATTTTGAGATGGAAATCCATCTGACCGCACCCGGTGGATCCGAATCAAAAGTCCGCCATTTGACCTTCAAACGCGCCAAGTGATGGCTCTAACCGATTCGGAGTGATTAAAAAATGAATAAAATTATCATTGATACGTTGTCAAACTCTGGCGATGAAAAAAAACAAGCCGGACAGGCCCCTCAAAACAAGTTGATGTTTGACATTGAAATTACCGAGTATGACGATCAGACGGTCGATGCCGATGGCCAGGTTGTGTTCTACCGTTCGACCTGTACCACATGCTCGACTTCATAATAATGGCCAAAGGCCATTCGTTTCATGAAACGATTGAAAAGTCCAGGGACGGACTTTTCAATTCTCTTTGATAAGAGTTTATAAACTTCTATTGAGGTTTTTGGTCCCTGGAACCGACCGGAATGGGAAGAATACAGGGTGTCCATGGTTTGTTTCTGTTTTTCAGCTTGGAACAGCAACGGCAACCTCTGACAGCACATAAAGGTGGTATCATATGGCCTTTCTTGCACTTTCTGAAAACAATTGGACGGTTCCAATTGATAATGGATTCCTTGTCGGAAGCCGTGCAACCATTATGCGCAAGGTCAGAGGGGGGCGCGAACTGGCACTCTTCATGGAAAAGGCAAAGGAGTTGCTTGGCAATTCCCAGATGAGTGAAAAGGAATTCAAGCAGACCCTTCAGCAGTTCTACCCTCTTGCCTATGTTGAAGAGGGTATTCGACATTTGTTGAATCTGGGTGTCTTGATCTTCAGGGAAGAGATGTCTTCCCAGTCTTTTCCTGAAAATAAGCTGGATGGTGAAAGGGATTCGCCTGCCACTTCCACCAGAAGATATTTGCGCGATCATTTCGATGAGAAGGAAAACGCTTACGGAAAGTTGAGATCCAGTCGCGTTGCAGTCATTGGCAAAGGTCGTCTTGTCTCTAAAGTCATTGCCAGCCTAGCCGACCTGTCGCCCCAATCCATCCGCTGGATTGTGGAAGATGATGAGGCGACGCGACAGACCGCCGATCAACCTCTGAGTAAAAATAGTGTCCGACAGACGTTTTCGGATCAGGAATCTCTTGGTGTCGCCATTGAAGATCAGGATTTCATCGTTGCTGTTGCGGATGATCCCATTGAGCGGCTCCGGCTGTTTCCAAAGGTCAACGCCGCCAACCTGAACGGTGTCCAGAAGCCCTGGCTCTGCTGCTATACGGATGGCCATCAAATCTTTGCCGGACCCATGTTCGTACCCGGGGAGACGGGGTGTTACCGTTGTCTGGAACTCAGGGAAGAAAATCATCTTCCCTATCCAGAGGAGTTTGCCTCATTCAAAAACGCCCTTGCCAACAATAAGATTCATTGTGAATCCGATGCGCCAGACCCTGCATTGCAGGTTGCCAGCGGTTTTGTGAGTGCGGAAGTCATGAAAGCCCTGGCCCGGGTCGGATTTCCCGCCACATTCCAGACATTGGTTGTGATCGATTTGAACCTTCTGGAAACCGAACGGCACCGACTGTTGCGGGTACCTTTTTGTGATGTTTGCGGCACCCATTTAAAACAACCTTTCCGGAAAACATGGGACATGTAATCTCCATGAAGACACGTGACCTGCAGAATGTGGCGCTGAGCCATCCCTGTCTGATGCGGGGATTGCATCGGTCTTATCGCCTGGGTCCACTGGTCAGGCAGAGTTTTCATCGTATGCCGGAAGGCTATGACATGCTTCATGCCGTGACGGCCAGTGTGAAGGATGTTACCCAGAAAAATGAGGTGGTGGCGGCTGGTGGCGGGTTGACACGGGACCGGGCTTTTTTTGCGGCGGTTGGCGAAGCGCTTGAACGGTTGTCCTTGCGCCAGCACCAGCATCTCTCTTTGAGCAGCAAACCCTTTGAGAATAAAGATTCTGAAATCGACCCCTTCCTGTTTTTGCAGGGGTTGATCAATGAAATTCCCCCTCTGGTGCCTTGGCAGAGCGATCAGGAAATATTCTGGATTGAAGGCCGCGATCTTGATTCAGACGCTGTTTGCCATATTCCCGCGTTTGCCATATTTCCGTCTGCCCAGGCCCATAACGCCCGGGGCGATCTGCTTTTTGCGAATACGTCAACCGGAACGGCGGCATCCCGCGATAAAAAGGCTGCGATACTTTCAGGCATTTATGAAGTCGTCGAACGGGATGCCTTCATAACCCACTGGGAAAACCGATGGTCCGGCGTTGACCAACCCCTTGACACGGCAACCTGGGAACTGGCCCGGAAAATCGAAAGCCGGGGTTTTAAAGTATCCATCCGGGCCTTGGGTACGGATACCGGAATTCCGGTGGCACTGGCAGCCGTTTCGGATCTGACCGGCTACCGTGCCGCCACTGCATTGGGTGCGGCGGCGCGTGCCACCTGGGAAGATGCCAGTTTTCGGGCTTTGGAGGAGGCCCTTCTGACCAGCTTTTGGATCTCTACACGCCTTTATGTGGAAGGCGTACATTTGAATGAGGCCCGGGAAAAAATGGCCGGCTTGCCGGAGCCGTCCGATCATGCTTTGTTGCATGGTTTTCATGAATCCAGGGATGCCAGCGCCTTTTTGTTCGACGCCTCGGATCGAACAAAGGTTTCCTTTGCCCCGCCTCCAGCACCTTTGGATGTGTCTGGCGAGCTTGATTGGGCGTTGGCACGGATTCTTTCCGTGCATGAGCGATGCATCCATACGGATATCACCCATCCTTCCGCGGCAGCGCTCGGACTTTATGTCACGCGCGTGGTGATTCCCGGGTTTTTGCCCCTGACACGGGGTGATGCCAGGCCCGTGCTGCATCCGCGTCTGGTTTCCACAGCCGGGATTCTCGGGCGTTCTCATTTGAAAAATTCCGGCTTCAACCCGGTACCCCATCCATTCCCATGAACAGCGACGCACTTTCTGAAGAAAGAGCGATTTTGGCCAATGGTAACCAAGACGGTCCCATGAATCATTCCGTAAACGCAGCCCGGCAAAGAGCGATTCGCTGGTACAAGGAACCGGATCTTTACAGGCATACGGTGACGTATGAAAAGGAGTACAGCACCCTGCCACGATTGTTGTTCGAGGAAATCTCTCTGGCCCAGATCCATCGGGATGCGCCTGCCATTTTGGATGTGTCGCCTGCGACTTGGCTTGAAAAGCACGAGATCAATGAAAACTTCGAACGCTTGGATACCGGTGGAACCATTTGGGAGACAGATTTTACCAAATTTTCCGGTACAGATAAGAAATACGATCTGATATTGGTTTATTCGTTGTTGCGGTTGATATCGAATCCGGGTGAATTTTTCATCTGGTTGAATGATCGTCTGGCGCCGGGAGGGCGCTGTTGTCTGCTGGATTTTGTCGGTGGAGTCGCCGAAGAACTGTCCGCGCATATCCTCAGCCGGGTTTCATCGGAAAAACATCGATGCTTTTTGATGGATCAGTTGGAAGCGGCTCCGTTGGTGGAGGATATACAGCTTTGGTTGAAGACGTCGGAGATTTCCCGTTACAGACTTGCCGTAGGCGGGCTGGGAGGATTTCCGGAAAGAGGCGCCGAAGCCATGACCTTGATCTCCACCAACAGCCGGATTCTTCCTCTCTTGACCAGACTCTCTCAATCGGGATTCCGTAGTCGGCGGGCAGCGGATATTGTATTTCATTTAACGTTTACCTGCGGCGGGGGCGAATAAGCCATGTCCAATTTACACAATGCGGTCTCTCGTTACTGGTTCGTCGAAGCCAGCGACCTGGAGACCCGGCTCTCCCAGGATTATCATGAATCAACCAAGGTCAGTGAATTTTTGTTTGGTTTCGGCAGCAAGGATCCCAAACGCACGCCAGCCATGATGAATACCGTCAACGCTGTGGCCGGAAAATCGAAAAGCTACAGTTATTTTCCCCGGGTGGATCTTGATCCTCTGGCCTGGGAGGATCTGGATATTCCCTTGGGGGAACTTATCAAGAAACGGCGCACGAACCGCAATTACATCGATAAACCTTTGACGCATGCGGAACTCTCAACCCTGCTGGTGCGCGGTGCGGGCCTGAATGGAACCATTGGGGTCGGTGCAAACCAAACGCGCGATGGGCGCACCTATCCATCGGGTGGTGGGCTCTATCCACTGGAGGTCTATTCCATCGTTTTGAATGTGGAGGGTGTTTCTGAAGGTGTCTACCATTTCGATGTCCGTAATCATTGCCTGAACCGGCTGTTGCAGAAAGATGATTTGCGCGGCACAGTGAAGCGTGCCTACATGAGCGAGAAGATGCTTGAAAAAACGGCCGTCTGTTTTCTGGTGACGGCCATATTCAAGAGAACCTCTTTCAAGTATGGAGAAAGGGCCTATCGTTTGGTGAATATCGAGGCGGGACATTTGATACATAACATGTTGTTTGTCGGTCAGGCCCTTGGGTTGTCCATCATTCCCATCAATGGTTTTTTTGATCGGAGACTTGAACAACTCATCAACGTCGATGGCGTCGAGGAATCGATTCTCTACACCGCCATCGGGGGATGCATCGATTGATGGATGATTTTTGGCGAGATCATCCACGGGATACGGGGGACTGGACGCAGCTTGCCGAATGGTTCAAGCAACTCACTCGGGAGGTGGCCGACCTGTTGGGCCTGTCGGTTGCGGGCATTCGATTGAACCTGCGCGCCAACCAAAGCGGCATTGCCTATACCCGTTATGGAAATACAGTTCCCGAAATCAATCTGTCTCCCGACACGTTGTACAGGGATATTGTCGCTCACGAAATCTGTCATGCTCTGTTGCCGGTCCGCGCTTTGTTTTTGGCAGAGGGCATGGCCAGTTATGTTGGATACCGTATGATGGGGAATTGCCATCACTTTCTCTTTCCGCAAGAAACGATCTCACAGCTTCTGCATGATTATCAGGAAAAACTGCCACCACTTTCCGGTTTCCTGCATCAGAAGATTGGATCGGATGGATTCTTGAGTCTGGAAAAATTTGCAACGCTACAGGGACGTCTGGCCCACGGGGTCGCTGCCTCATTTGCGGAATTTTGTCTCGATCGCTACCCCGGTTTTGCACCCGGTCTGCAAAAACATGGCGATGGGAACCTGGACACCCTCCTGCAAAAGATTACCGGAAAAAAGACCGATTTGATCCTGGCCGCATGGCAGCGCCATATCGGTCTGGAGGGGTATGTCATGACGCAAGAGTCAACGGGTTATTAAGGCATGCCGATGCGGATGGGCCTTGTCAATCCGGATGATCCGGCGGTTCAGACCGTCGTCTTTTCCAAGCCGCTCATCAGCGCAAGGATTGGGCTGATCGCCTCGTGCCGGGAGAGGCGGGCCTATCCCGATGGTTACCACATCAGAAATTGGCTGACTGTTACCGGAAACCGATGGGCAAGATATGCGGCACCTGAAAAAATTTATGGTGGTGGCAGCCTTGATTGGACGGCGGCTTATGCCTCGGCCATAGGAGAAGCCGTTGAACGGACGAGCCTTTCCTATTACGACCACCGGGATCTTTTCGTGGCCAGATTCGATCTTGTGGATCGGGCTTTCTGTGAAAGGGAATCTTTTCTTTTTTATCTGGATGCGCAGTATGCGGATCCAGGCTTTCCTTTTCGAAAACCTGACTTTTCCCAGCCGATCGCTTGGGTGAAGGGGTGGTCCCTCACGGAACAGAAAGCGGTCCATGTTCCGGCCTCTCTGGTCTATATGCCTTATCAACCGCGTCCCGGAGAACCGCTCTTCACCGATTCTGTTTCCGTCGGAACCAGTTGTGCCCGCTCACCCAATACTGCTGCGGTGCTGGCGATATTGGAGTTGGTAGAGCGAGATGCCTGGACCATGGTGTGGGAGACGCGGGCCTGTGTACCGGAAATCTCGCCTGGTGATATCGAACAAATTCCCGTTGTCATGATGGCGATGGGGCATGGTTTGCATATCCGGGTGTTCGATCTGACCAACGATACGGGTATTCCTTCGTTTCTGGCCATTTGCCTCAGTGACGATTCCCTGCCTTCCT
This genomic interval carries:
- a CDS encoding DUF3696 domain-containing protein produces the protein MITEIKLKHYKCFEHLILHCSGLTLLSGANSSGKSSVLQSLVILHQTMKEHEWSSRLMLNGAAICLGTVADVIDQVNGRKSFEISLTDSDRKYHWFFSGDRGEMSLSIDRIEIGNQAVPTKELHHLLPREDNTFKEFSQRMTNLTYITAERNGPRDFYPLKDEHSVTVIGTRGEDIASLLYWKGNNPVLEELAIGDEPTTLSHQVRARMKTFFPGFELDIIRIPGVNHVSLGLRTSTDTPYHKPVHEGFGLSQVFPIVVAALLATKDDLLLIENPEVHLHPSGQGRMGQFLADVAGAGVQVFVETHSDHILNGIRRAVRGKRLRPEQVSLYFFNPRTESSPQVINPLLDQFGNIDSWPERFFDQFDKDANHFAGWGE
- a CDS encoding DUF262 domain-containing protein, translated to MDETDKNQESVEGEDNDNTLGDYPIDTLLIRQESRTIFDVVRRIERDDYILYPDFQRDFIWTPVKQSKLIESVLMRIPLPVFYLAENSKGKMIVVDGLQRLHTFQRFLKGDFRLELSNRELNGLSFKQLSAKLQNRIEDCNLIIYSIDSKVPPQALLDIFDRVNSGVPLTRQQMRNCLFSGMATQFLREQSQTDLFQKATGNSLRRESMKDREIVNRFCAFDLIGESRYKGYMDDFLGKTLEKMNDMPRTELKELASRLHRALENNWIVFQEHSFRKFSKGQKKRSQFNVALWDVMSTGLSKYSVERVSAKASKIKNEFLLLMQDSDFLDSISLGTNQSNRVKTRFDKVRLLLGEVFGDNRN
- the gloB gene encoding hydroxyacylglutathione hydrolase produces the protein MPVIHPILVGKDNYVWLLETSASEAVVFDPGDSAPVAQVLQRRGLGLSHILITHHHHDHIDGVAALAREYHARVVGHVQDANRLPPLDLPVEDGDTFPLGPWQCAVVATPGHTSGHVVYHIGDALFTGDTLFSLGCGRLFEGTPAMMWHSLQRLRSLSGVTRIYPAHEYTLANLGFALGLEPENRELLLLRQWIFAQTDQGRPTLPTTWERERRHNPFFRVEDPEFVRLIAQDGKPTVDVFAHVRTLRNHY
- a CDS encoding methyltransferase domain-containing protein, with amino-acid sequence MNDRHGCGHRDFLDGSVDDAGRDEAIMNFEATQLQSWYEEPGGRLVVRLVGEAMERLLKENPSERTLGLGFAQPYLDWLRPWTGHSMGAAPAEMGVVLKAPGTANRTAQVRPDALPFPDAWFERVMMVHLLEGTSDPKSALRETWRVLAPGGRLMILVANRGGLWARRDTTPFGWGRPYSPGQLRSILEETLLVPRQWSYALFFPPLKRKLSWRWANAWEKAGNRWFAPMGGVIICEAEKVVYASTPLLRKRSLIRHPARVPLTFAEKSGTNVFSRDLSTED
- a CDS encoding DUF1579 family protein translates to MTFSVAKHYGPDAFIELEPLHKGLCGQWSFQGDIWPYYPEDKNNDPSTRLDTTGTAEISLTADGRYFHLNWSGKSCNDSWSGGCIIGYAAGLEDENGKRTMNESFYNSYGSFGSSRTLHKKGDKHLEMAGDVQCYDRNGVESYRHILKIQDSDNFEMEIHLTAPGGSESKVRHLTFKRAK
- a CDS encoding TOMM precursor leader peptide-binding protein, producing the protein MAFLALSENNWTVPIDNGFLVGSRATIMRKVRGGRELALFMEKAKELLGNSQMSEKEFKQTLQQFYPLAYVEEGIRHLLNLGVLIFREEMSSQSFPENKLDGERDSPATSTRRYLRDHFDEKENAYGKLRSSRVAVIGKGRLVSKVIASLADLSPQSIRWIVEDDEATRQTADQPLSKNSVRQTFSDQESLGVAIEDQDFIVAVADDPIERLRLFPKVNAANLNGVQKPWLCCYTDGHQIFAGPMFVPGETGCYRCLELREENHLPYPEEFASFKNALANNKIHCESDAPDPALQVASGFVSAEVMKALARVGFPATFQTLVVIDLNLLETERHRLLRVPFCDVCGTHLKQPFRKTWDM
- a CDS encoding YcaO-like family protein, whose translation is MKTRDLQNVALSHPCLMRGLHRSYRLGPLVRQSFHRMPEGYDMLHAVTASVKDVTQKNEVVAAGGGLTRDRAFFAAVGEALERLSLRQHQHLSLSSKPFENKDSEIDPFLFLQGLINEIPPLVPWQSDQEIFWIEGRDLDSDAVCHIPAFAIFPSAQAHNARGDLLFANTSTGTAASRDKKAAILSGIYEVVERDAFITHWENRWSGVDQPLDTATWELARKIESRGFKVSIRALGTDTGIPVALAAVSDLTGYRAATALGAAARATWEDASFRALEEALLTSFWISTRLYVEGVHLNEAREKMAGLPEPSDHALLHGFHESRDASAFLFDASDRTKVSFAPPPAPLDVSGELDWALARILSVHERCIHTDITHPSAAALGLYVTRVVIPGFLPLTRGDARPVLHPRLVSTAGILGRSHLKNSGFNPVPHPFP
- a CDS encoding SagB/ThcOx family dehydrogenase; the protein is MSNLHNAVSRYWFVEASDLETRLSQDYHESTKVSEFLFGFGSKDPKRTPAMMNTVNAVAGKSKSYSYFPRVDLDPLAWEDLDIPLGELIKKRRTNRNYIDKPLTHAELSTLLVRGAGLNGTIGVGANQTRDGRTYPSGGGLYPLEVYSIVLNVEGVSEGVYHFDVRNHCLNRLLQKDDLRGTVKRAYMSEKMLEKTAVCFLVTAIFKRTSFKYGERAYRLVNIEAGHLIHNMLFVGQALGLSIIPINGFFDRRLEQLINVDGVEESILYTAIGGCID
- a CDS encoding YcaO-like family protein; its protein translation is MPMRMGLVNPDDPAVQTVVFSKPLISARIGLIASCRERRAYPDGYHIRNWLTVTGNRWARYAAPEKIYGGGSLDWTAAYASAIGEAVERTSLSYYDHRDLFVARFDLVDRAFCERESFLFYLDAQYADPGFPFRKPDFSQPIAWVKGWSLTEQKAVHVPASLVYMPYQPRPGEPLFTDSVSVGTSCARSPNTAAVLAILELVERDAWTMVWETRACVPEISPGDIEQIPVVMMAMGHGLHIRVFDLTNDTGIPSFLAICLSDDSLPSLAIGTAARLNPRDAIECAISEAITSWRSTSYLCMDGVVDLDAKTLQNRRRTDFSLQSLYYANPDNRHHFDFLLRQNSPHVRIEHLSFLESEGRDLERIKTIMMATGHRVVLFDLTQRDAELVGLYVVRAVSTSLMRQPLGLLRPLAHPRLFTFFRERGLVDEGVRPEDLLQSFHPFP